The Amycolatopsis japonica nucleotide sequence GAACACCGTCAGCATGAGCACGTGCGGCTTTTCCGCCCCGGTGTCCGCGAGGATCCGCTCGGTCGCCTTCACTCCGTCGAGTTCGGGAAGCCGGATGTCCATCAGGATCACGTCGGGACGCAGTTCACGAGCCTTCTCGACGGCTTCGAGCCCGTCTCGCGCCTCGCCCGCGACCCGGACGCCGGGAACGGCTTCGAGCAGGGCGACGAATCCCGCCCGGACGAGATCCTGGTCGTCGACCACCAGCACACTGGTCACCGGGCTCGCTCCTGCGGCAGATAGGGAAGGGTCAGTTCGATCGCGAAACCACCGGATCCGGCCGGTCCCATTTCGATCGAACCACCGTACATTCTCGCCCGTTCACGCATTCCGATGAGGCCATGTCCCGCCGGATTCGGTGGTGGTGTCCCTTCGGACGCGGAATTGCGCACACTCAGCACGAGCGCGTCCTCGCCGTATTCGAGGACGAGTTCCACGATCGCCTCATCCGCGTGTTTCAGCACGTTGGTAAGCGCTTCCTGCGCGATTCGGTAGGTGCACAGCTGCTGCCCCGGCGGAAGTCGTCGCGGTTCGCCGATGGTCCGCGTCTTCACCGTGAGGCCGGCTTCACGCACACGGGTGACCAGTGCGGGAAGGTCGGCGAGGCCGGGCTGGGGTCGGTATTCGTAGGTTTCGCGCTGAGGCGGGCGTAGTACGCCGAGCAGTCGCCGCAGTTCGTCGAGTGCTTCGGTCGTGGTCCCGGTGATGGTGTCCAGCGCGGTGCGCGCGGTGTCCGGGGAGGATTCGAAGACGTACCGCGCCAGATTCGCCTGCACTGCGATCACCGAAATGTGATGGGACACGACGTCGTGCAGCTCGTGGGCGATGCGGATGCGCTCCTCGACGACGGCCTGTTCCGCTTCGAGCCGGATCTCCCGTTCCGCGCGGACGGCGCGTTCCAGCCTCCGGTCCGCGCGCAGGTGGCCGAGCCGTTCGGGGATGGTCGGCGGGATGGTCTTGGGCGGCGAATACCGCGCCCACACCGTGTACGCCGCGATGAACGCCGAGGGTTCGCCCAGCGTGGCCTGGTAACCCAAGGCGGTGTAGACGGTCATGAGCGAGACCGAGGCGAGCAGGACCCCGATCGGATGACGGCGGCGCACGATCAGCGGGAGGGCGATGAGCACCGCGAGGACGACACCCGCCCCGGCCGGGTCGCCGAACGAACCGCCGCGGGGTGCCGCGCCCAAGGCGAGAAGGGTGGCCGCCGCCGCGGTGATCAGGCAGTCGGTGAGCAGCGGCCGTGCGCGGAGGAGAGAGAAGAGGGACGGCACTTCCGCAAGTTACCGTCGCGGCGAGAGGGCGCCCAATTCCTGCAACCAGCGCGGTATTCATCGCGCCATATACCGCCAAGGTTTACCCCGGCTTCCGACTCGCGGGGATTCCGCTCGGTGATCGGTCCGGATAACGTCGGAACAGGATGGATATTCCATTCCCCGAACTCGGCGAAGAGGATGACCCGCTCCGGGTAAGAGGGCCTTCGGGAGGGGATATCCGGAACAGGCCGCCTCTTCGCCGAGCCTCAG carries:
- a CDS encoding sensor histidine kinase; translation: MPSLFSLLRARPLLTDCLITAAAATLLALGAAPRGGSFGDPAGAGVVLAVLIALPLIVRRRHPIGVLLASVSLMTVYTALGYQATLGEPSAFIAAYTVWARYSPPKTIPPTIPERLGHLRADRRLERAVRAEREIRLEAEQAVVEERIRIAHELHDVVSHHISVIAVQANLARYVFESSPDTARTALDTITGTTTEALDELRRLLGVLRPPQRETYEYRPQPGLADLPALVTRVREAGLTVKTRTIGEPRRLPPGQQLCTYRIAQEALTNVLKHADEAIVELVLEYGEDALVLSVRNSASEGTPPPNPAGHGLIGMRERARMYGGSIEMGPAGSGGFAIELTLPYLPQERAR